From the genome of Labrus bergylta chromosome 12, fLabBer1.1, whole genome shotgun sequence, one region includes:
- the LOC109996115 gene encoding deoxynucleoside triphosphate triphosphohydrolase SAMHD1-like isoform X3 produces the protein MASPSKKAKKTSCCNMENIPIITKVFNDPIHGHMELHPLLIEIIDTPQFQRLRLIKQLGGVYSVYPGASHNRFEHSIGVGYLAGKLAEALRSRQPELNINDRDVRCVQIAGLCHDLGHGPFSHLYDGMFLPKALTKKEEEMRRNRKLRKEEKLEEWKHEKGSCDMLDHLLKENNLKPVMEKYGLKPKDVTFIKEMIAGPLQESKSKKDEKGYYDIINTLVELIDLEKVMMDKYKLKHEDVKNIKEMIAEQESKSKKEQSKLEQVMMKKYKLNPEDVKFIKEKIAEGKKWPYKGRPEKKSFLYEIVSNKRNGVDVDKFDYLARDSSYLGIKNNFDFRRFMQFARVCEVDGRKTICTRDKEEGHMYDLFYTRHCLHKRACQHRVSHIIQEMIAEAFLKADGHIQIEGSQGSAGSEGTIGFQGSRGLFTLSTAFKNMEAYTKLTDNVFEEILKSSRPELQEAREILQNIVSRKIYKFVGETKPKTIKDWKNLKLEKNWKKTLAQPLPNEEEDNLKQEDFEIKVIEMDYGMEDKNPVEHMHFYSKYEPDVAKPMSRENASRIGTTIYSEQLIRVFCKKTDEQSVEAARQHFKQWLEKEPNLLGPEGN, from the exons ATGGCAAGTCCgagcaaaaaggcaaaaaa AACAAGTTGCTGCAACATGGAAAATAT ACCGATCATCACCAAG gTGTTTAATGATCCCATCCATGGTCACATGGAGTTACACCCACTCCTCATCGAGATCATTGACACACCTCAGTTCCAGAGACTTCGACTCATAAAGCAGCTTGGAGGTGTCTACTCAGTTTACCCCGGAGCGTCTCACAACCGCTTTGAACACTCGATCGG GGTGGGATACTTAGCAGGAAAACTTGCTGAGGCTCTCAGGTCAAGGCAGCCAGAACTCAACATCAATGACAGAGACGTCCGTTGTGTTCAGATTGCTGGCCTCTGTCATGACCTGG GTCATGGACCCTTTTCCCATCTGTATGATGGAATGTTCCTCCCCAAAGCACTGAcaaagaaggaagaagaaatgaGAAGAAATAGGAAAttgagaaaagaggagaaattgGAGGAATGGAAG CATGAAAAGGGCTCTTGTGACATGCTAGACCACCTGCTGAAAGAGAATAATCTTAAACCAGTGATGGAGAAGTATGGACTGAAACCTAAAGATGTGACATTCATTAAGGAGATGATTGCTGGACCTCTACAGGAATCTAAAAGCAAGAAG GATGAAAAGGGCTATTATGACATAATTAACACCCTGGTGGAACTGATTGATCTTGAAAAAGTGATGATGGACAAGTATAAACTGAAACATGAAGATGTGAAAAACATTAAGGAGATGATTGCTGAACAGGAATCTAAAAGCAAGAAG GAACAGAGTAAGCTTGAACaagtgatgatgaagaaatacAAACTGAACCCTGAAGATGTGAAATTCATTAAGGAGAAGATTGCTGAAGGCAAGAAG TGGCCGTACAAAGGGCGCCCAGAAAAAAAGTCCTTCCTCTACGAAATTGTGTCCAACAAAAGAAACGGCGTTGATGTGGACAAGTTTGACTACTTGGCCAG GGACTCTTCCTACCTGGGGATCAAGAACAACTTTGACTTTCGTCGCTTCATGCAGTTTGCCAGAGTGTGTGAGGTTGATGGCAGGAAAACTATCTGCACCAGAGACAAG GAGGAGGGCCATATGTACGACTTGTTCTATACAAGACACTGTCTCCACAAAAGAGCCTGTCAGCACAGAGTAAGCCACATCATACAAGAAAT GattgcagaggcttttttgaaagcagacggtcacattcagattgaaggatcACAAGGATCAGCAGGATCAGAAGGAACAATAGGATTTCAAGGATCAAGAGGGCTGTTCACTCTCTCTACAGCCTTTAAGAACATGGAGGCCTATACAAAGCTCACAG ACAACGTGTTTGAGGAAATACTGAAGTCTTCCCGTCCTGAGTTACAAGAGGCAAGAGAGATTCTGCAAAATATTGTCTCTCGAAAGATCTACAAGTTTGTTGGTGAGACAAAGCCAAAGACCATCAAGGATTGGAAA AACCTGAAGCTGgaaaaaaactggaaaaaaacattggcTCAGCCCCTCCCTAACGAGGAAGAAGACAACCTGAAACAGGAGGACTTTGAAatcaag GTCATTGAAATGGACTATGGCATGGAAGACAAGAACCCTGTTGAACATATGCATTTCTACAGCAAATATGAGCCTGACGTGGCAAAGCCAATGTCCAGAGAAAAT GCATCCAGGATTGGCACAACGATCTAttctgagcagctgatcagggtcTTCTGTAAGAAGACTGATGAACAGAGTGTGGAGGCTGCCAGACAGCACTTTAAACAATG GTTAGAGAAGGAGCCAAATCTGCTTGGACCTGAGGGTAATTAA
- the LOC109996115 gene encoding deoxynucleoside triphosphate triphosphohydrolase SAMHD1-like isoform X7, with amino-acid sequence MVGFLVCRGKMASPSKKAKKTSCCNMENIPIITKVFNDPIHGHMELHPLLIEIIDTPQFQRLRLIKQLGGVYSVYPGASHNRFEHSIGVGYLAGKLAEALRSRQPELNINDRDVRCVQIAGLCHDLGHGPFSHLYDGMFLPKALTKKEEEMRRNRKLRKEEKLEEWKHEKGSCDMLDHLLKENNLKPVMEKYGLKPKDVTFIKEMIAGPLQESKSKKWPYKGRPEKKSFLYEIVSNKRNGVDVDKFDYLARDSSYLGIKNNFDFRRFMQFARVCEVDGRKTICTRDKEEGHMYDLFYTRHCLHKRACQHRVSHIIQEMIAEAFLKADGHIQIEGSQGSAGSEGTIGFQGSRGLFTLSTAFKNMEAYTKLTDNVFEEILKSSRPELQEAREILQNIVSRKIYKFVGETKPKTIKDWKNLKLEKNWKKTLAQPLPNEEEDNLKQEDFEIKVIEMDYGMEDKNPVEHMHFYSKYEPDVAKPMSRENASRIGTTIYSEQLIRVFCKKTDEQSVEAARQHFKQWLEKEPNLLGPEGN; translated from the exons ATGGTTGGTTTTCTGGTTTG TCGGGGCAAAATGGCAAGTCCgagcaaaaaggcaaaaaa AACAAGTTGCTGCAACATGGAAAATAT ACCGATCATCACCAAG gTGTTTAATGATCCCATCCATGGTCACATGGAGTTACACCCACTCCTCATCGAGATCATTGACACACCTCAGTTCCAGAGACTTCGACTCATAAAGCAGCTTGGAGGTGTCTACTCAGTTTACCCCGGAGCGTCTCACAACCGCTTTGAACACTCGATCGG GGTGGGATACTTAGCAGGAAAACTTGCTGAGGCTCTCAGGTCAAGGCAGCCAGAACTCAACATCAATGACAGAGACGTCCGTTGTGTTCAGATTGCTGGCCTCTGTCATGACCTGG GTCATGGACCCTTTTCCCATCTGTATGATGGAATGTTCCTCCCCAAAGCACTGAcaaagaaggaagaagaaatgaGAAGAAATAGGAAAttgagaaaagaggagaaattgGAGGAATGGAAG CATGAAAAGGGCTCTTGTGACATGCTAGACCACCTGCTGAAAGAGAATAATCTTAAACCAGTGATGGAGAAGTATGGACTGAAACCTAAAGATGTGACATTCATTAAGGAGATGATTGCTGGACCTCTACAGGAATCTAAAAGCAAGAAG TGGCCGTACAAAGGGCGCCCAGAAAAAAAGTCCTTCCTCTACGAAATTGTGTCCAACAAAAGAAACGGCGTTGATGTGGACAAGTTTGACTACTTGGCCAG GGACTCTTCCTACCTGGGGATCAAGAACAACTTTGACTTTCGTCGCTTCATGCAGTTTGCCAGAGTGTGTGAGGTTGATGGCAGGAAAACTATCTGCACCAGAGACAAG GAGGAGGGCCATATGTACGACTTGTTCTATACAAGACACTGTCTCCACAAAAGAGCCTGTCAGCACAGAGTAAGCCACATCATACAAGAAAT GattgcagaggcttttttgaaagcagacggtcacattcagattgaaggatcACAAGGATCAGCAGGATCAGAAGGAACAATAGGATTTCAAGGATCAAGAGGGCTGTTCACTCTCTCTACAGCCTTTAAGAACATGGAGGCCTATACAAAGCTCACAG ACAACGTGTTTGAGGAAATACTGAAGTCTTCCCGTCCTGAGTTACAAGAGGCAAGAGAGATTCTGCAAAATATTGTCTCTCGAAAGATCTACAAGTTTGTTGGTGAGACAAAGCCAAAGACCATCAAGGATTGGAAA AACCTGAAGCTGgaaaaaaactggaaaaaaacattggcTCAGCCCCTCCCTAACGAGGAAGAAGACAACCTGAAACAGGAGGACTTTGAAatcaag GTCATTGAAATGGACTATGGCATGGAAGACAAGAACCCTGTTGAACATATGCATTTCTACAGCAAATATGAGCCTGACGTGGCAAAGCCAATGTCCAGAGAAAAT GCATCCAGGATTGGCACAACGATCTAttctgagcagctgatcagggtcTTCTGTAAGAAGACTGATGAACAGAGTGTGGAGGCTGCCAGACAGCACTTTAAACAATG GTTAGAGAAGGAGCCAAATCTGCTTGGACCTGAGGGTAATTAA
- the LOC109996115 gene encoding deoxynucleoside triphosphate triphosphohydrolase SAMHD1-like isoform X2, translated as MVGFLVCRGKMASPSKKAKKPIITKVFNDPIHGHMELHPLLIEIIDTPQFQRLRLIKQLGGVYSVYPGASHNRFEHSIGVGYLAGKLAEALRSRQPELNINDRDVRCVQIAGLCHDLGHGPFSHLYDGMFLPKALTKKEEEMRRNRKLRKEEKLEEWKHEKGSCDMLDHLLKENNLKPVMEKYGLKPKDVTFIKEMIAGPLQESKSKKDEKGYYDIINTLVELIDLEKVMMDKYKLKHEDVKNIKEMIAEQESKSKKEQSKLEQVMMKKYKLNPEDVKFIKEKIAEGKKWPYKGRPEKKSFLYEIVSNKRNGVDVDKFDYLARDSSYLGIKNNFDFRRFMQFARVCEVDGRKTICTRDKEEGHMYDLFYTRHCLHKRACQHRVSHIIQEMIAEAFLKADGHIQIEGSQGSAGSEGTIGFQGSRGLFTLSTAFKNMEAYTKLTDNVFEEILKSSRPELQEAREILQNIVSRKIYKFVGETKPKTIKDWKNLKLEKNWKKTLAQPLPNEEEDNLKQEDFEIKVIEMDYGMEDKNPVEHMHFYSKYEPDVAKPMSRENASRIGTTIYSEQLIRVFCKKTDEQSVEAARQHFKQWLEKEPNLLGPEGN; from the exons ATGGTTGGTTTTCTGGTTTG TCGGGGCAAAATGGCAAGTCCgagcaaaaaggcaaaaaa ACCGATCATCACCAAG gTGTTTAATGATCCCATCCATGGTCACATGGAGTTACACCCACTCCTCATCGAGATCATTGACACACCTCAGTTCCAGAGACTTCGACTCATAAAGCAGCTTGGAGGTGTCTACTCAGTTTACCCCGGAGCGTCTCACAACCGCTTTGAACACTCGATCGG GGTGGGATACTTAGCAGGAAAACTTGCTGAGGCTCTCAGGTCAAGGCAGCCAGAACTCAACATCAATGACAGAGACGTCCGTTGTGTTCAGATTGCTGGCCTCTGTCATGACCTGG GTCATGGACCCTTTTCCCATCTGTATGATGGAATGTTCCTCCCCAAAGCACTGAcaaagaaggaagaagaaatgaGAAGAAATAGGAAAttgagaaaagaggagaaattgGAGGAATGGAAG CATGAAAAGGGCTCTTGTGACATGCTAGACCACCTGCTGAAAGAGAATAATCTTAAACCAGTGATGGAGAAGTATGGACTGAAACCTAAAGATGTGACATTCATTAAGGAGATGATTGCTGGACCTCTACAGGAATCTAAAAGCAAGAAG GATGAAAAGGGCTATTATGACATAATTAACACCCTGGTGGAACTGATTGATCTTGAAAAAGTGATGATGGACAAGTATAAACTGAAACATGAAGATGTGAAAAACATTAAGGAGATGATTGCTGAACAGGAATCTAAAAGCAAGAAG GAACAGAGTAAGCTTGAACaagtgatgatgaagaaatacAAACTGAACCCTGAAGATGTGAAATTCATTAAGGAGAAGATTGCTGAAGGCAAGAAG TGGCCGTACAAAGGGCGCCCAGAAAAAAAGTCCTTCCTCTACGAAATTGTGTCCAACAAAAGAAACGGCGTTGATGTGGACAAGTTTGACTACTTGGCCAG GGACTCTTCCTACCTGGGGATCAAGAACAACTTTGACTTTCGTCGCTTCATGCAGTTTGCCAGAGTGTGTGAGGTTGATGGCAGGAAAACTATCTGCACCAGAGACAAG GAGGAGGGCCATATGTACGACTTGTTCTATACAAGACACTGTCTCCACAAAAGAGCCTGTCAGCACAGAGTAAGCCACATCATACAAGAAAT GattgcagaggcttttttgaaagcagacggtcacattcagattgaaggatcACAAGGATCAGCAGGATCAGAAGGAACAATAGGATTTCAAGGATCAAGAGGGCTGTTCACTCTCTCTACAGCCTTTAAGAACATGGAGGCCTATACAAAGCTCACAG ACAACGTGTTTGAGGAAATACTGAAGTCTTCCCGTCCTGAGTTACAAGAGGCAAGAGAGATTCTGCAAAATATTGTCTCTCGAAAGATCTACAAGTTTGTTGGTGAGACAAAGCCAAAGACCATCAAGGATTGGAAA AACCTGAAGCTGgaaaaaaactggaaaaaaacattggcTCAGCCCCTCCCTAACGAGGAAGAAGACAACCTGAAACAGGAGGACTTTGAAatcaag GTCATTGAAATGGACTATGGCATGGAAGACAAGAACCCTGTTGAACATATGCATTTCTACAGCAAATATGAGCCTGACGTGGCAAAGCCAATGTCCAGAGAAAAT GCATCCAGGATTGGCACAACGATCTAttctgagcagctgatcagggtcTTCTGTAAGAAGACTGATGAACAGAGTGTGGAGGCTGCCAGACAGCACTTTAAACAATG GTTAGAGAAGGAGCCAAATCTGCTTGGACCTGAGGGTAATTAA
- the LOC109996115 gene encoding deoxynucleoside triphosphate triphosphohydrolase SAMHD1-like isoform X5: MVGFLVCRGKMASPSKKAKKTSCCNMENIPIITKVFNDPIHGHMELHPLLIEIIDTPQFQRLRLIKQLGGVYSVYPGASHNRFEHSIGVGYLAGKLAEALRSRQPELNINDRDVRCVQIAGLCHDLGHGPFSHLYDGMFLPKALTKKEEEMRRNRKLRKEEKLEEWKHEKGSCDMLDHLLKENNLKPVMEKYGLKPKDVTFIKEMIAGPLQESKSKKDEKGYYDIINTLVELIDLEKVMMDKYKLKHEDVKNIKEMIAEQESKSKKEQSKLEQVMMKKYKLNPEDVKFIKEKIAEGKKWPYKGRPEKKSFLYEIVSNKRNGVDVDKFDYLARDSSYLGIKNNFDFRRFMQFARVCEVDGRKTICTRDKEEGHMYDLFYTRHCLHKRACQHRVSHIIQEMIAEAFLKADGHIQIEGSQGSAGSEGTIGFQGSRGLFTLSTAFKNMEAYTKLTDNVFEEILKSSRPELQEAREILQNIVSRKIYKFVGETKPKTIKDWKNLKLEKNWKKTLAQPLPNEEEDNLKQEDFEIKASRIGTTIYSEQLIRVFCKKTDEQSVEAARQHFKQWLEKEPNLLGPEGN; the protein is encoded by the exons ATGGTTGGTTTTCTGGTTTG TCGGGGCAAAATGGCAAGTCCgagcaaaaaggcaaaaaa AACAAGTTGCTGCAACATGGAAAATAT ACCGATCATCACCAAG gTGTTTAATGATCCCATCCATGGTCACATGGAGTTACACCCACTCCTCATCGAGATCATTGACACACCTCAGTTCCAGAGACTTCGACTCATAAAGCAGCTTGGAGGTGTCTACTCAGTTTACCCCGGAGCGTCTCACAACCGCTTTGAACACTCGATCGG GGTGGGATACTTAGCAGGAAAACTTGCTGAGGCTCTCAGGTCAAGGCAGCCAGAACTCAACATCAATGACAGAGACGTCCGTTGTGTTCAGATTGCTGGCCTCTGTCATGACCTGG GTCATGGACCCTTTTCCCATCTGTATGATGGAATGTTCCTCCCCAAAGCACTGAcaaagaaggaagaagaaatgaGAAGAAATAGGAAAttgagaaaagaggagaaattgGAGGAATGGAAG CATGAAAAGGGCTCTTGTGACATGCTAGACCACCTGCTGAAAGAGAATAATCTTAAACCAGTGATGGAGAAGTATGGACTGAAACCTAAAGATGTGACATTCATTAAGGAGATGATTGCTGGACCTCTACAGGAATCTAAAAGCAAGAAG GATGAAAAGGGCTATTATGACATAATTAACACCCTGGTGGAACTGATTGATCTTGAAAAAGTGATGATGGACAAGTATAAACTGAAACATGAAGATGTGAAAAACATTAAGGAGATGATTGCTGAACAGGAATCTAAAAGCAAGAAG GAACAGAGTAAGCTTGAACaagtgatgatgaagaaatacAAACTGAACCCTGAAGATGTGAAATTCATTAAGGAGAAGATTGCTGAAGGCAAGAAG TGGCCGTACAAAGGGCGCCCAGAAAAAAAGTCCTTCCTCTACGAAATTGTGTCCAACAAAAGAAACGGCGTTGATGTGGACAAGTTTGACTACTTGGCCAG GGACTCTTCCTACCTGGGGATCAAGAACAACTTTGACTTTCGTCGCTTCATGCAGTTTGCCAGAGTGTGTGAGGTTGATGGCAGGAAAACTATCTGCACCAGAGACAAG GAGGAGGGCCATATGTACGACTTGTTCTATACAAGACACTGTCTCCACAAAAGAGCCTGTCAGCACAGAGTAAGCCACATCATACAAGAAAT GattgcagaggcttttttgaaagcagacggtcacattcagattgaaggatcACAAGGATCAGCAGGATCAGAAGGAACAATAGGATTTCAAGGATCAAGAGGGCTGTTCACTCTCTCTACAGCCTTTAAGAACATGGAGGCCTATACAAAGCTCACAG ACAACGTGTTTGAGGAAATACTGAAGTCTTCCCGTCCTGAGTTACAAGAGGCAAGAGAGATTCTGCAAAATATTGTCTCTCGAAAGATCTACAAGTTTGTTGGTGAGACAAAGCCAAAGACCATCAAGGATTGGAAA AACCTGAAGCTGgaaaaaaactggaaaaaaacattggcTCAGCCCCTCCCTAACGAGGAAGAAGACAACCTGAAACAGGAGGACTTTGAAatcaag GCATCCAGGATTGGCACAACGATCTAttctgagcagctgatcagggtcTTCTGTAAGAAGACTGATGAACAGAGTGTGGAGGCTGCCAGACAGCACTTTAAACAATG GTTAGAGAAGGAGCCAAATCTGCTTGGACCTGAGGGTAATTAA
- the LOC109996115 gene encoding deoxynucleoside triphosphate triphosphohydrolase SAMHD1-like isoform X1, which produces MVGFLVCRGKMASPSKKAKKTSCCNMENIPIITKVFNDPIHGHMELHPLLIEIIDTPQFQRLRLIKQLGGVYSVYPGASHNRFEHSIGVGYLAGKLAEALRSRQPELNINDRDVRCVQIAGLCHDLGHGPFSHLYDGMFLPKALTKKEEEMRRNRKLRKEEKLEEWKHEKGSCDMLDHLLKENNLKPVMEKYGLKPKDVTFIKEMIAGPLQESKSKKDEKGYYDIINTLVELIDLEKVMMDKYKLKHEDVKNIKEMIAEQESKSKKEQSKLEQVMMKKYKLNPEDVKFIKEKIAEGKKWPYKGRPEKKSFLYEIVSNKRNGVDVDKFDYLARDSSYLGIKNNFDFRRFMQFARVCEVDGRKTICTRDKEEGHMYDLFYTRHCLHKRACQHRVSHIIQEMIAEAFLKADGHIQIEGSQGSAGSEGTIGFQGSRGLFTLSTAFKNMEAYTKLTDNVFEEILKSSRPELQEAREILQNIVSRKIYKFVGETKPKTIKDWKNLKLEKNWKKTLAQPLPNEEEDNLKQEDFEIKVIEMDYGMEDKNPVEHMHFYSKYEPDVAKPMSRENASRIGTTIYSEQLIRVFCKKTDEQSVEAARQHFKQWLEKEPNLLGPEGN; this is translated from the exons ATGGTTGGTTTTCTGGTTTG TCGGGGCAAAATGGCAAGTCCgagcaaaaaggcaaaaaa AACAAGTTGCTGCAACATGGAAAATAT ACCGATCATCACCAAG gTGTTTAATGATCCCATCCATGGTCACATGGAGTTACACCCACTCCTCATCGAGATCATTGACACACCTCAGTTCCAGAGACTTCGACTCATAAAGCAGCTTGGAGGTGTCTACTCAGTTTACCCCGGAGCGTCTCACAACCGCTTTGAACACTCGATCGG GGTGGGATACTTAGCAGGAAAACTTGCTGAGGCTCTCAGGTCAAGGCAGCCAGAACTCAACATCAATGACAGAGACGTCCGTTGTGTTCAGATTGCTGGCCTCTGTCATGACCTGG GTCATGGACCCTTTTCCCATCTGTATGATGGAATGTTCCTCCCCAAAGCACTGAcaaagaaggaagaagaaatgaGAAGAAATAGGAAAttgagaaaagaggagaaattgGAGGAATGGAAG CATGAAAAGGGCTCTTGTGACATGCTAGACCACCTGCTGAAAGAGAATAATCTTAAACCAGTGATGGAGAAGTATGGACTGAAACCTAAAGATGTGACATTCATTAAGGAGATGATTGCTGGACCTCTACAGGAATCTAAAAGCAAGAAG GATGAAAAGGGCTATTATGACATAATTAACACCCTGGTGGAACTGATTGATCTTGAAAAAGTGATGATGGACAAGTATAAACTGAAACATGAAGATGTGAAAAACATTAAGGAGATGATTGCTGAACAGGAATCTAAAAGCAAGAAG GAACAGAGTAAGCTTGAACaagtgatgatgaagaaatacAAACTGAACCCTGAAGATGTGAAATTCATTAAGGAGAAGATTGCTGAAGGCAAGAAG TGGCCGTACAAAGGGCGCCCAGAAAAAAAGTCCTTCCTCTACGAAATTGTGTCCAACAAAAGAAACGGCGTTGATGTGGACAAGTTTGACTACTTGGCCAG GGACTCTTCCTACCTGGGGATCAAGAACAACTTTGACTTTCGTCGCTTCATGCAGTTTGCCAGAGTGTGTGAGGTTGATGGCAGGAAAACTATCTGCACCAGAGACAAG GAGGAGGGCCATATGTACGACTTGTTCTATACAAGACACTGTCTCCACAAAAGAGCCTGTCAGCACAGAGTAAGCCACATCATACAAGAAAT GattgcagaggcttttttgaaagcagacggtcacattcagattgaaggatcACAAGGATCAGCAGGATCAGAAGGAACAATAGGATTTCAAGGATCAAGAGGGCTGTTCACTCTCTCTACAGCCTTTAAGAACATGGAGGCCTATACAAAGCTCACAG ACAACGTGTTTGAGGAAATACTGAAGTCTTCCCGTCCTGAGTTACAAGAGGCAAGAGAGATTCTGCAAAATATTGTCTCTCGAAAGATCTACAAGTTTGTTGGTGAGACAAAGCCAAAGACCATCAAGGATTGGAAA AACCTGAAGCTGgaaaaaaactggaaaaaaacattggcTCAGCCCCTCCCTAACGAGGAAGAAGACAACCTGAAACAGGAGGACTTTGAAatcaag GTCATTGAAATGGACTATGGCATGGAAGACAAGAACCCTGTTGAACATATGCATTTCTACAGCAAATATGAGCCTGACGTGGCAAAGCCAATGTCCAGAGAAAAT GCATCCAGGATTGGCACAACGATCTAttctgagcagctgatcagggtcTTCTGTAAGAAGACTGATGAACAGAGTGTGGAGGCTGCCAGACAGCACTTTAAACAATG GTTAGAGAAGGAGCCAAATCTGCTTGGACCTGAGGGTAATTAA
- the LOC109996115 gene encoding deoxynucleoside triphosphate triphosphohydrolase SAMHD1-like isoform X4 yields MVGFLVCRGKMASPSKKAKKTSCCNMENIPIITKVFNDPIHGHMELHPLLIEIIDTPQFQRLRLIKQLGGVYSVYPGASHNRFEHSIGVGYLAGKLAEALRSRQPELNINDRDVRCVQIAGLCHDLGHGPFSHLYDGMFLPKALTKKEEEMRRNRKLRKEEKLEEWKHEKGSCDMLDHLLKENNLKPVMEKYGLKPKDVTFIKEMIAGPLQESKSKKDEKGYYDIINTLVELIDLEKVMMDKYKLKHEDVKNIKEMIAEQESKSKKEQSKLEQVMMKKYKLNPEDVKFIKEKIAEGKKWPYKGRPEKKSFLYEIVSNKRNGVDVDKFDYLARDSSYLGIKNNFDFRRFMQFARVCEVDGRKTICTRDKEEGHMYDLFYTRHCLHKRACQHRVSHIIQEMIAEAFLKADGHIQIEGSQGSAGSEGTIGFQGSRGLFTLSTAFKNMEAYTKLTDNVFEEILKSSRPELQEAREILQNIVSRKIYKFVGETKPKTIKDWKNLKLEKNWKKTLAQPLPNEEEDNLKQEDFEIKVIEMDYGMEDKNPVEHMHFYSKYEPDVAKPMSRENASRIGTTIYSEQLIRVFCKKTDEQSVEAARQHFKQ; encoded by the exons ATGGTTGGTTTTCTGGTTTG TCGGGGCAAAATGGCAAGTCCgagcaaaaaggcaaaaaa AACAAGTTGCTGCAACATGGAAAATAT ACCGATCATCACCAAG gTGTTTAATGATCCCATCCATGGTCACATGGAGTTACACCCACTCCTCATCGAGATCATTGACACACCTCAGTTCCAGAGACTTCGACTCATAAAGCAGCTTGGAGGTGTCTACTCAGTTTACCCCGGAGCGTCTCACAACCGCTTTGAACACTCGATCGG GGTGGGATACTTAGCAGGAAAACTTGCTGAGGCTCTCAGGTCAAGGCAGCCAGAACTCAACATCAATGACAGAGACGTCCGTTGTGTTCAGATTGCTGGCCTCTGTCATGACCTGG GTCATGGACCCTTTTCCCATCTGTATGATGGAATGTTCCTCCCCAAAGCACTGAcaaagaaggaagaagaaatgaGAAGAAATAGGAAAttgagaaaagaggagaaattgGAGGAATGGAAG CATGAAAAGGGCTCTTGTGACATGCTAGACCACCTGCTGAAAGAGAATAATCTTAAACCAGTGATGGAGAAGTATGGACTGAAACCTAAAGATGTGACATTCATTAAGGAGATGATTGCTGGACCTCTACAGGAATCTAAAAGCAAGAAG GATGAAAAGGGCTATTATGACATAATTAACACCCTGGTGGAACTGATTGATCTTGAAAAAGTGATGATGGACAAGTATAAACTGAAACATGAAGATGTGAAAAACATTAAGGAGATGATTGCTGAACAGGAATCTAAAAGCAAGAAG GAACAGAGTAAGCTTGAACaagtgatgatgaagaaatacAAACTGAACCCTGAAGATGTGAAATTCATTAAGGAGAAGATTGCTGAAGGCAAGAAG TGGCCGTACAAAGGGCGCCCAGAAAAAAAGTCCTTCCTCTACGAAATTGTGTCCAACAAAAGAAACGGCGTTGATGTGGACAAGTTTGACTACTTGGCCAG GGACTCTTCCTACCTGGGGATCAAGAACAACTTTGACTTTCGTCGCTTCATGCAGTTTGCCAGAGTGTGTGAGGTTGATGGCAGGAAAACTATCTGCACCAGAGACAAG GAGGAGGGCCATATGTACGACTTGTTCTATACAAGACACTGTCTCCACAAAAGAGCCTGTCAGCACAGAGTAAGCCACATCATACAAGAAAT GattgcagaggcttttttgaaagcagacggtcacattcagattgaaggatcACAAGGATCAGCAGGATCAGAAGGAACAATAGGATTTCAAGGATCAAGAGGGCTGTTCACTCTCTCTACAGCCTTTAAGAACATGGAGGCCTATACAAAGCTCACAG ACAACGTGTTTGAGGAAATACTGAAGTCTTCCCGTCCTGAGTTACAAGAGGCAAGAGAGATTCTGCAAAATATTGTCTCTCGAAAGATCTACAAGTTTGTTGGTGAGACAAAGCCAAAGACCATCAAGGATTGGAAA AACCTGAAGCTGgaaaaaaactggaaaaaaacattggcTCAGCCCCTCCCTAACGAGGAAGAAGACAACCTGAAACAGGAGGACTTTGAAatcaag GTCATTGAAATGGACTATGGCATGGAAGACAAGAACCCTGTTGAACATATGCATTTCTACAGCAAATATGAGCCTGACGTGGCAAAGCCAATGTCCAGAGAAAAT GCATCCAGGATTGGCACAACGATCTAttctgagcagctgatcagggtcTTCTGTAAGAAGACTGATGAACAGAGTGTGGAGGCTGCCAGACAGCACTTTAAACAATG a